The following is a genomic window from Bacillota bacterium.
ACCATGCGAAAGTGTGAAAGAAGGGATCCTTTGTGTTTTGGCTCCTGGCGCAACAGACACTGAACGGCCTGGTCATGGGGCTCGTATATGCGCTCCTAGCGCTGGGGCTCACCATCAGCTTCGGCATTGGGCGCGTCATCAACTTCGCCCATGGGGAGCTGTACATGCTCGGTGCGTTCTTCACATATCTCGCAGCTGAACGGGTCGGCTATCTCGGCGGGATAGCGGTTGCTCTCGTGGCGATGGCCATAGCCGGAGTGATGACAGACCGCTTGGTCCTGCGGCCACTAAGGAACCGCCGTGCATCCATCTGGGCCCCGTTCCTCGCCACCCTGGCCGTCTCACTCGTCGTCCAGAACGGCGCGCTTGCGGTGTTCGGTCCGGACCCGTACCTCCTCAGCTCCCCTTACGCTTACGAGCCTATCGTCCTGGCGGGGCTCGTGATTACAAAGCAGGATATCCTCATCGCAGTCGTGGCCGGCCTTGCAACCTTGCTGCTTACCGTGTTCATCAAGCGCGGGAAATACGGGCTCGCCATGCGGGCCGTGGCGCGAGACCGGCAGACCGCTGCCTTGATGGGCATCGATATAGATCGCGTTTACATTCTGACGTTCGGCCTCTCCGCTGCGCTCGCGGGGCTCGCCGGGGCGCTCGTGGCACCGAAGGCCACGGTCGACCCGTTCATGGGGCGCATGGCTCTCCTTAAGGGGCTATCCGTGGTGATCCTGGGCGGGCTCGGGAACATCCCCGGTGCGATCCTCGGCGGCCTGGTGCTGGGCGTGGCCGAGGCGCTGGGCGCGGGGTTCATCTCCGCAGCCTACAAGGACGCCATCGGCTACGCGCTCATGGTGTTGGTGCTTCTCTTCCGGCCCGAGGGCCTGTTGGGCCGCAGGATGAGGCGCGCGTAGCCAAGGCCGAGGAGACGAGGGGAGGGCGTTGCGCCCGGACCCTGACGCGGACCGGGGTTCAGGAATGAACTCGAGGCAGTTGAGGCAGAAACGAGGGTGAAACGTCATGAAGCTT
Proteins encoded in this region:
- a CDS encoding branched-chain amino acid ABC transporter permease; the encoded protein is MFWLLAQQTLNGLVMGLVYALLALGLTISFGIGRVINFAHGELYMLGAFFTYLAAERVGYLGGIAVALVAMAIAGVMTDRLVLRPLRNRRASIWAPFLATLAVSLVVQNGALAVFGPDPYLLSSPYAYEPIVLAGLVITKQDILIAVVAGLATLLLTVFIKRGKYGLAMRAVARDRQTAALMGIDIDRVYILTFGLSAALAGLAGALVAPKATVDPFMGRMALLKGLSVVILGGLGNIPGAILGGLVLGVAEALGAGFISAAYKDAIGYALMVLVLLFRPEGLLGRRMRRA